The Megachile rotundata isolate GNS110a chromosome 6, iyMegRotu1, whole genome shotgun sequence nucleotide sequence ttaataattgaaaaatctaaaatcaattacttaaaatttatcATACATGTCTTAATAAATAGATAATGATTTTACGAATGAACAATAATAATCAATGTACCAATTACACGAAATCTTTTCGATCTTTCTTCGAGTACCTcttatatttgaatataaagAACTGTTTATTCCCTGTTACACGAACATACAATATAAAACCACGAACCAGAGAATAATTTGCTGCGAAAACGTCTAACAGTTCTCTTATGTCTACTCAGATTTTGTGACTGTACAGAAAACAACTGTATTTTACCTTTTAATTCCTAAcgtggataatagtaagaatcaacaatttttttttaataaaccttCAAATGTTTCTACTTTAAGTTCACTAATATTGATATTACaactatgtatatgtattatgcATTTATATGTGAATACGTAACTATATAACTGTACAAATGGAACTTATTTCGTTCCCCACTTATATAACAGTAAGTGATCATTGTACTACATTCATTCACCACAAGTTATTTGATTAATGATATATGAAACATATCGTCAGCATTATGAGAATATCACATCGGAAATTATTCCttcatattttgtttaaatgttaaatatacaAAGAAATAAATTGGAAATGTATAGCagttaaaattttaacttttagaAACATTGGACCCTTTTGTGTTATACCAGTTTcactttaataaaaataaaataaaactacaatttcattcaaattttaaatgtttttcattctatatttgtaaacaaattcactttcttttttttcatcgATACATAAGTCATTTACTTAACTGTTATTATATAGGAAATAAAACTaacataacatataaaaatataaactgaTGTAAAAATTGCACATGATACTGACGACATGATCACTTAAATTCAGTTTTTCATAAGATTGGCAGTTATAGCCTGGACACGTTACTGTCCAAAATAGAGCAGAAATGGTAAGACATTTTATGAATCTTATTTGCAGCAATATCCTTTTTAATCCCTTTATAAATCGAGTGCACAGGACTGAGAATAAAAGACGAGGTCAAGGTAATCTAGTATTTATAATTAGCCTTTTCATGTACTATTTGAGAAGTTTTCcctttcaaagattatttaatCTTGTAATAGTATGAAAAGGTAAATCGTATCATTATATTATggcattaaaatatattaagcaAATTCGAAATAAACGTTTGTCCAGCACAATGACGCACCGTTCTATTTTCTTTATGCTCTATACAAAATTCATTCGAGACTCGAAAATATTATTGCAAGGCATGTTTATGAAGGATCAAAATATGCAATGATGAATAGCACACGACAAGTGCAAATCAGCATCAGTAATCAATACAAAAGTACTTTACATTTAGCCTGATGATAATAGGATTCAATTTTAATCAATTCAAAATTCATAACGATATATGTGTGTTGCCACAGataatattatgtttaaagTATATCTAACACGTAAATCACTCAATGACATGCTCTATTTTTGTCTCTTGTCAGCTTTCTTGATTTATCACAGCTGGGGCAAAAATGACAAGAAAGGAACCTTGTCTGATACGCCCAAAAAACAAAGCTGGTGCAGATCTCTATTCCACATAGTCCCACCAATCCTTTTCATAGCCCTCATGAACATGTTCCAAAAGAACTTTTCTTCGACTATCGCAgtatcttaaaataaaaataatatatgtgtaTTAACGTTGACATTTAATTCTTTCGCGAAATACGTTAAAATAATCGATAACGTACCTATATTTATCTTGAACTTTTTGTTTAATGTCAGCAAGATTTTCGCTCGTAATGTCTCTCTCAAGATATTCGGAAAGACGTTCTGTCGTGCCTTCTAAGTCTTTTTGGTTATCTTCAAAAATCACAGACTGGTTGTTTTTTCGCACGTAGTAAGCAAAAACGTAAGTATACATGAGTGTCTGTCTACAAGAACACAAAATATCTACTGctttctttaaaaattgtacctgaaaataatatcattatgtagtcatatttcaataaaatattgttttatatttaatttgagTTTTACCTCGATCCATGACATATTATGCTGTTGCATCTCTTCCATTTTCTCTTTCACACGTGCGTACAGTTTACTTTCGAATTTCAATGATTGCATATGATTCATATATCTGTTACAATAAAATAAGTATCTTTGTAATGCAGAGCGTGATTTTTCTTGAGCATCTCTTGCAGCTTTAGCCTCTTCTTCATCATAACGATTGCAATTGTACCAACTGGAACCATGTGGTTCCCAAGGTCCAAGACACACCCAACAAAAATCAGTTTTACAGTTTTGATTTTTGCACACCATGTGATTACATCCTCCATCTTTCTCAATGGTGACATTACATTTTGGACACTCTTTTGTATTTGCAGCAATCCAGTTTGATGTTTCAGAATCATCATCACACTTTTTGATCCACTTACGTAACAAGTGACATTTCACAGGATCATGCCAATTTTCACCACAATGAAAACAGAATGTGTGTCCACATTTACAAGTTACTGGTCTCGCTTCTACATACTGTACTTTTATAGCATTATTACAATCTGGAGATGGACACCACCTTAATAACCTATTACACTGTAAGATAATATAATTAGTTTTGTGGAAATTATTTGTTAAGCGAATAAATATGATGGTGATGATATTTACTTCAACAAAACTATTAGTTATTAAGTGTTGATATTTCAGTTTAACTTTTGAATCTTTCACAAGACGCATAACACTAGCATCATCTACTAAAATGTCACAGGCATGTGCTGCACACGCTATCGTTTGACCCACTCCTTCTTCCATAATTTTAGTGGTAAGATATTCTCCCCAGCAACCAGTACAAAAGCGATGCCCACATTCAAGACCAGTCATCATCTAAGTTTTGTTAAAAACAAGTAATTTAATAAAGGAAATAATCATATCGAGTTTaactaaattttatatatacatactgCAGATGGCTGCACCGTGAaacaaatcccacattcctcagTACCATTTGTTGAAGTTCTTCTAGACTGTAAACATATTATCATACGaccttcattatttttattacattcatGACACACAATAAAAGCAGTAAACATTAATCACCAGAGAACTTTGTGATGACCGATTTCTATTTAGTGGACCCTTTCTAAATGGATTAATAACTCTGGCTTCTGCAAATAATTTCTCttgatcaccatcatagaagcgttccatcaatttttctttatcccacttaaaatgatttaataaaatCCGAGTAGTTGTTGCTGGTATCtacaataaaatcaaaatattccAATCACATTGATATGGGAAAGGAAATATCTTCTGAAGTCTTTTAACCTACTTCCACAACTGTGTTGACTTCTTTAATGGAATCAACCATGTGTTGCACTATTTCTTCTGTAGACAAAACTTCAAAGGGATAATCATCAACATCTGTTGCCCGTTCTCTTGGATTCCCAGCTTCTATTTCCATTGCAAAGTCCACATCATCCCCGCTGGATTCATTACCAGAATCAACATCATCGTACATTTCCTCTTCGGAATCCATTATAAttccttttatttttcaaatagtcaatatataaatataattctttcTATCTATTTTGCACCTGCATAAAAATCAAGAAATGAAATTTCTATTTCTGGAGCTCTATCCTAAAATCCATATTTTGTTGCAAACAATGAAACCACCATTGAACATACAACAGTACATTGACAcatttttatatcaatttatGTTTCACGAGGTTTTAAAATAACTACACAAAAAGTAACAATATCAATATAATCATATCCAATGTATTCAATGGATGTTAAGAAAACTTGAACATTACAAAGAAACGTATCGCACCTGTACCCGCGAAATACTGTTGTAGCGGAACAAGGTGAAAACAGCTTATGTTTCAGCACATGACGTCATCGTTCGCTACTTCCCGAATAAAGCAAGAAGCTTTATCGTTCATTTCTCTTTACTTAAACTGTCGATAAAATATCACAGAATAATAACAACTACGCGTTACGGTGACTGATATGAACGAATGAAACTTCAGAATATGTTTTCGATCGACATAAGAGAGAATAAAATCAGCTGCCAAAACATCCGAGTTGAACTCCGGCAGCTGATGCACCAAACGCTATTGTCACGGCAAAAACGATGAATGAGCTACCGAGCTATTGGCCAATCAGAAATCTCCTGTATACACGTTATCCAATGAGGCCTTTGTATTTATGGAGttgatattttaattacttttactGTTTTGTTTTAGTATTCAGTAATTTTACGGAACGTATTATTGATAAGTCGaactaaatataaatttatatccaATTTATAATTGTGACCTTACATGCATCAAATGGAAttgttttaatcatttcaaCAAATTAATAAGTAAATTCATATCTATAAGTGTACCTCAGTTCTTATCTTGATCACATACTGAGcttcttttttcataaattatgtcTCAAGcaacaataatataatacatcaaAATTAATGAACGATATTATAGTGAATATAAATAACTTAAAAACAAGGTACTAAACTGAATCAATGAACATCGGACACACCTTAcgcgatatttaaaaatatatcgatCTTAAGATGAAAGGTGTATTACCATTCACAACAATCCTTTCATCCATTGCATTCGACAAATCAGTAGACTAATCCATAAGTTAATCTAGACTGCACCATTTGCTACGAGACACGGGACGAGCTTATAGCTCGATCACTGCTGTCACGTCCATAGTAATGAGTACAAATGACTTTTCTCAATGACTGAAGAATACTTTGTTATTTTCGATTCGCGTTCGTTGTATGAAGTTAAGGGCAGTCGATCGATGAATATGAATAAACACAAAATTTCACGCAATACTATCCGAGGAACTGAAAAATCTATTAGTGACGCGACGACGAAACGTCCTCGTCACCAACTACCGTTTTACTGACTATGGTCAACTACTTGAAGTGCGCTGCTTATGCAACTCAGCTGATATCCATGGGCGTATCTATGAAGggcgccaaattcaaaaattgatttttgcgCAACGTCAACAATGAATTAAtggatttatttaattttcaatttcattttccataaaaaaacaatattcAAATCAGAATCAGAAATCAGTAAAAGAAgagaaaattcaataaatccaaaaaaataaataaattacataataatttaataactcgactaaaaatttaacaaaccgAATAAAAATGTGGTAACACaaataaaaacttaataaaCGGAGTaaaaaatcaattaattaaataaaaatttaatggataaaaataattttacacagGTTTTATTTCATGATATATGTTTTTATATAtgataacatatttaaaaatgataagaaaCTACGATCGAAATCTTACGCCAATGCAAATGTGAGCAATAAGTAGCAACTTCACATCGTTCCGTCAAGTTAAAGCTAACCCCATAGCGTTGTAATATTTGAGACAAATGTCGGAGTGAATTAAACGGCTATCGAGCAAAATGAGTTTGCCCAGCTTAAGTGATTATTTTTTGTTAGAAAAAATCGGCTCCGGAAGTTATGCGACGGTTTATAAAGCATTCAAAAAGGTACGTGCATTTTGAGGTTCGGAGCAATACACAAAACATATGATGAGACAGGATTGTAGCTAGATTTGCGGGTGCCGCGACTTTTTTTTCCGAATTGTGTCATTTATATTCGAGTGATTTACTGTGATTTAGATTAcataaaaatctatttttattagttttctttttattcgaATTGATTGAGTCAATAAGTACACATGTTTGCACCTTTTTTCGTTGTGTACATTTAGAGTAGAACACTGCAGTACCATAACAGATCGTTAATCGATTTGCTTTGAatacagtaataaaatattaatgaatctTTCACGGGCAACGTTAGACACATTGCgcagaataaatttaaaatattaagattaaaTAATACCTGATAAGATATTTATATCTAGTATTTCGCAAgcattctaattttttaaattttcgcgggaaattcaaacgcGTTCAAAAGTAA carries:
- the ari-1 gene encoding E3 ubiquitin-protein ligase ariadne-1 translates to MDSEEEMYDDVDSGNESSGDDVDFAMEIEAGNPRERATDVDDYPFEVLSTEEIVQHMVDSIKEVNTVVEIPATTTRILLNHFKWDKEKLMERFYDGDQEKLFAEARVINPFRKGPLNRNRSSQSSLSRRTSTNGTEECGICFTVQPSAMMTGLECGHRFCTGCWGEYLTTKIMEEGVGQTIACAAHACDILVDDASVMRLVKDSKVKLKYQHLITNSFVECNRLLRWCPSPDCNNAIKVQYVEARPVTCKCGHTFCFHCGENWHDPVKCHLLRKWIKKCDDDSETSNWIAANTKECPKCNVTIEKDGGCNHMVCKNQNCKTDFCWVCLGPWEPHGSSWYNCNRYDEEEAKAARDAQEKSRSALQRYLFYCNRYMNHMQSLKFESKLYARVKEKMEEMQQHNMSWIEVQFLKKAVDILCSCRQTLMYTYVFAYYVRKNNQSVIFEDNQKDLEGTTERLSEYLERDITSENLADIKQKVQDKYRYCDSRRKVLLEHVHEGYEKDWWDYVE